The following are encoded together in the Scomber scombrus chromosome 7, fScoSco1.1, whole genome shotgun sequence genome:
- the cldn12 gene encoding claudin-12: protein MSCRDIHATNAFSFIIAFVSVGGIAVAAFIPQWRVTRLVTFNRNAKNVSVYDGLWTKCVKQDGYSGCYYYDSEWYSKVDQLDLRLLQFCLPTGLLFGSLALLLCMAGMCKTCCCSGKPEPDIKTIRFLVNSAGCHLVAGMFLFLGGAVAIAPSVWFLFCTKEMNIKYDNIFSDGFAVYVSIGCSGGLMLAALLMFMWYCMCKKLPSPFWLPLPSMPTSLSAQPLTANGYPPSPVYGPQPFPPQSYPPTVIDSQPYVAAQAYAHSVAAPAPPQVYMSQISAADGYGSEVGGTQAYSYAPSQSYAPSQSYAPSQGYASSYAGHRYSSRSRMSAIEIDIPVLTQGQ, encoded by the exons ATGTCGTGCCGGGACATCCACGCCACCAACGCTTTTTCCTTCATCATTGCCTTTGTGTCTGTGGGAGGGATTGCTGTGGCAGCGTTTATCCCACAGTGGCGTGTAACAAGACTGGTCACCTTCAATCGCAATGCCAAGAATGTCAGCGTGTACGATGGGCTGTGGACTAAATGTGTGAAACAGGATGGCTATTCAGGATGTTACTACTATGATTCAGAG TGGTACTCTAAAGTGGACCAGCTGGATCTGCGGCTCCTGCAGTTCTGCCTGCCTACAGGCCTGCTGTTTGGCTCTCTGGCCTTGCTGCTGTGCATGGCTGGGATGTGtaaaacctgctgctgctcaggcAAACCCGAGCCAGACATCAAAACCATCCGGTTCCTGGTGAACAGCGCAGGCTGCCATCTGGTGGCCGGGATGTTCTTGTTCCTGGGCGGAGCTGTCGCCATCGCACCCTCAGTGTGGTTCCTGTTCTGCACCAAGGAGATGAACATCAAATATGACAACATTTTCTCTGATGGATTTGCTGTGTACGTGTCAATAGGCTGCTCTGGAGGACTGATGCTCGCTGCCCTGCTGATGTTCAtgtggtactgtatgtgtaagaAGTTGCCTTCACCCTTCTGGTTGCCCCTGCCATCTATGCCAACCTCTCTGTCCGCTCAGCCTCTCACTGCTAACGGGTATCCCCCCTCCCCAGTTTATGGTCCCCAGCCCTTCCCACCACAGTCCTATCCTCCCACAGTGATCGATTCCCAGCCTTATGTGGCTGCACAGGCCTACGCACACAGTGTGGCTGCCCCTGCACCACCACAGGTGTACATGTCTCAGATTTCTGCTGCAGATGGGTACGGGTCAGAGGTGGGAGGGACCCAGGCCTACAGCTACGCTCCCTCACAGAGCTACGCTCCCTCGCAGAGTTATGCTCCTTCTCAGGGCTACGCATCCAGCTACGCCGGCCACCGCTACTCTTCCCGCTCACGGATGTCTGCCATAGAGATCGACATTCCCGTGCTAACGCAGGGACAGTAA